Proteins encoded by one window of Ictidomys tridecemlineatus isolate mIctTri1 chromosome 7, mIctTri1.hap1, whole genome shotgun sequence:
- the LOC144365354 gene encoding uncharacterized protein LOC144365354, with protein MAILLIVDAYSEHAGQYSCKAANSAGEATCAAILTVTPKVQALDRQSSGKDVRESTKYQAVADSSFTKEESKISQKEVKSFQGSSYEYEVQVFESVSQSSAHTAASVQDVELHHTTSLSQIAESSELSEKCAQESMGEAPKILLHLQDLTVNCGDTAQFLCVLEDESSVDVTWTHEGIKIEESERVQQSGNGNLQSLIIYNVQLADQGLYSCIVHNGYGEKTTSAVLSIEGGYLIFFSYELPHFIFIALCKQLFMQLCKLKQHVN; from the exons ATGGCTATATTGCTTATAGTTGATGCTTACTCAGAGCATGCTGGGCAGTATTCTTGCAAAGCAGCCAATAGTGCTGGGGAAGCCACTTGTGCAGCTATACTCACAGTGACTCCGAAAG TGCAAGCCCTAGATAGGCAAAGTTCTGGGAAAGATGTAAGAGAGTCCACCAAGTACCAGGCAGTGGCAGATTCCTCTTTCACAAAGGAGGAGAGCAAAATATCCCAAAAGGAAGTTAAGTCATTTCAAGGATCATCATATGAATATGAAGTGCAGGTTTTTGAAAGTGTATCTCAAAGTTCTGCCCACACAGCTGCCTCTGTTCaagatgtagagttgcaccatacCACGTCCCTTTCACAAATTGCAGAAAGCTCTGAGTTGTCTGAGAAATGTGCTCAAGAGTCCATGGGTGAGGCACCGAAGATTCTCCTGCACCTTCAGGACCTCACTGTGAACTGTGGTGACACTGCTCAGTTCCTCTGTGTGTTAGAAGACGAATCTTCTGTTGATGTAACCTGGACTCATGAAGGCATAAAGATAGAGGAATCTGAGAGAGTGCAACAATCTGGAAATGGAAATCTTCAGTCTCTTATCATATACAATGTTCAGCTGGCAGACCAAGGACTGTACAGCTGCATTGTACACAATGGCTATGGAGAGAAGACCACATCGGCCGTACTAAGCATAGAAGgtggttatttgattttttttagctATGAATTACCTCATTTCATCTTCATCGCTTTATGTAAGCAGCTTTTCATGCAGCTATGCAAATTGAAACAACATGTTAATTAG